In Halopseudomonas xinjiangensis, a single genomic region encodes these proteins:
- the folK gene encoding 2-amino-4-hydroxy-6-hydroxymethyldihydropteridine diphosphokinase: MSLRCFVGLGSNLAEPEAQIREALCALDRVPRTELQAVSSLYRSPPLGPAEQPDYLNAVVSLHTALEAESLLDHLQDIERAQGRVRKAERWGPRSLDLDILLFGDQIVDTPRLTVPHYHMHHRAFVLYPLAELAPELVMPDGTPLSALLERCPRAGLERLVDAVGRG; encoded by the coding sequence ATGAGCCTGCGGTGTTTCGTCGGACTTGGCAGCAATCTCGCCGAGCCCGAAGCACAAATCCGTGAGGCATTGTGCGCGCTCGACCGGGTACCACGCACCGAGCTACAGGCGGTATCGAGTCTGTACCGCAGCCCGCCGCTGGGGCCAGCGGAACAGCCCGATTATCTGAACGCGGTGGTCTCGTTGCACACCGCTCTGGAAGCCGAGTCGCTACTGGACCATCTGCAGGATATCGAGCGTGCCCAGGGACGAGTCCGCAAGGCCGAACGCTGGGGGCCTCGCTCGCTGGATCTGGATATTCTGTTGTTCGGCGATCAGATCGTCGACACGCCCCGCCTCACGGTGCCTCACTACCACATGCATCATCGTGCTTTCGTGCTGTATCCTCTCGCGGAGCTCGCTCCGGAGCTGGTGATGCCTGACGGAACACCACTCAGCGCGTTGCTCGAACGCTGCCCGCGCGCGGGACTGGAACGTCTTGTCG